The Dyadobacter sandarakinus DNA window TTTTCTGGTAAGATAGGGCTTGTCATTATTTTGCTGTGCCTGGCCGGACAAAGCAAACAAGGTCAGCATAATCAGTAGTAGCCGGTTCATTTTCATATTGGTTAACAGATTAGTTTACAATAAGGATGAGAAAAGCAGCATGCAGGTTGCACCGCAGCAGGTACGATTTTTTACTTTACTTGTTATAAACATGATGAACTTACTGCAATGAAAAGCTTCCACGTAAAGGCTGTCAAAGAATCAGATGAAGAAATGGTCACTGCAATTTTGCGGGGCTTGCAAAAAAAAGGCTGGATCGTGCTCGCGGATGACGAAGCGCATACTCCGTCGGAAGAACTGACGCCTGCCACAGAGGAGCAGGTGCAGGAAATCATTGACGAGGCCGAGCTCGGACCCTTTTACTCCGAAAAAGAAGCGAAGAATATCCTGAACCTGTAATCGTTCAGGAAAAACAGAAATTTAGCGGGTCAGAAAGGAGCGGAACCATTTTCCCGAATCTTTCACAGTGCGCTGCTGCGTGTCAAAGTCTACGTACACCAGCCCGAACCTGGCACTGTATCCCTCTGCCCATTCAAAATTGTCGAGCAGCGTCCATGCAAAGTAGCCTCCTACCCTGGCTCCCTCGTTTTTGGCACGCAGTACCGCATTGAGGTATTGCACAAAATATTCTTTTCGTTCGGTGTCGGGTATACGGCCGTTTTCGGGAATGTCATGAAAGGCGGCTCCGCTTTCCGAAATAATCAGCTCCGGAATTGCTTTGTATTGGCTAAACTGATTGATGATCCGGTACATTCCCTCGGGACTGATCTCCCAGCCCATGGCAGTCACCGGCACATTTCTGAGCCTTGCAGGTACTTCTTTCAGCCACGTCACCGGTGCCAGGTAGGAATGCCTGATTTCGACACTAAAATAGTTTTGCAGACCAATAAAATCGAAATCAAACCGCAGCTTTTCGGTATCGCCTGGCTGCATGTACCTTTTTATGTTGGCCAAAAATGAAAATCCGTCAATAGGATAGCCGAGGCCGAGCGCGGGTTCTATAAACAGCCTGTTCATCAGCGCATTGGCCCGCCGGGCGGCACGAACGTCGCGGGGAGATGCAGTATGCGGGTAAACGTAGGAGCATGACAGGGCGGTGCCGATACGGGCATCCGGCACATGCTGCCGTAATATCCTGCCACCCTCCGCCTGGCACATGGCCAGGTGATGTACTACGGGCAGGAAGTTGCGGATACTTTTGCGCCCGGGTGCGTGCAGCCCGGTCGTATAGCCCAGTCCGGCTACTGCCATAGGCTCATTCAGTACGATCCAGTGCTTCACACGATCGCCGAACGCATTTGCGCAAACTTTTACATATTCAGAAAACCAGCTGATGATTTCGCAGTTTTTCCAGCCGCCCAGCATTTCAAGCGCCTGCGGCAGGTCCCAGTGGTACAAGGTAATCCAGGGTTCCAGGCCAGCCGCCAGGCATTGATCAATGACTTTATTGTAAAAAGAAACACCTGCTGCATTGATCGCTCCCCTACCCTCCGGCAGAATGCGTGGCCAGGATATAGAAAATCGGAACTGGCGAAAGCCGAGGCTGGCTGCCAGTGCAATATCCTGTTCATAAAGGTGGTAAAAGTCACAGGCAACACGGGCATGGTCACCGTTCTTGATTTTGCCTTTTTGTGCAGTAAAATGGTCCCAGATACTGGCTCCGCGACCGTCTTTGTCCACAGCTCCCTCAATCTGAAACGCAGCAGTGGCTACTCCCCAAAGGAAGTTTTCACCAAAGTCTTCACGGGTAATGGTTTTCAGGCGACGCTCAGTTCAGGATTCTTAATTTCGAAAATATAGCGAAGTTCCTGCAAACCTTTGCGGATCCTTGACTTCACGGTACCGAGCGGCATGCTGAGGCGCTCGGAAACTTCTTCATGGGTATAACCCTGAAAATAGACCAGCTCTATCATTTCTTTGCGCTCGGGAATCAATGTAGCAACGATGGAGCGGATGTCGAGTGTGGCAGGTATGGGAAAATACGCGGCTGATGACAGCTCATGCTCGGTAGCCGATTCCAGCTTGATCACCTTCTCAGACTTCACATCAGCCCGCAGCTTATCGATAGCGGCATTACGGGCAACATTGAGCAGCCACGTAAACAAGGTACCTTTCTGGGATTCAAAGCGGGAGATGTTCTTCCAGATTTTCAGGAACGAATCCTGCAATACATCTGCGGCCTTTTCCTCATCTTTTACGATCCGGAGAATGATACCATACAAAGCCGGTGAATAATGATCGTACAGATACTCAAAAGCATATCGGTCATTGCTTTGGAGCAGCATGACCAGCTGATATTCAGTATAAACAGGTTTACGAGTCATTATTGCTCGGAATTATATTCGGACGTTCTAAACAAGGCCTGATGACCGACAATGTTAGTATTAATATTGTTCCAGTTCAAGATCCCTCCGGCCAGCTTGCAGGCGGGCTTTTTAAAAAAGGCTCTTTTTCATTTACAGGGCCTGAGTTAGGAGGTATATTTCGGGCTATATTTTCACTTGTGCCGCCAATCTTGAAAAACTTAAACTTACTCTCTGAAAAAACCTGCTTCTGCAGCATTGCCGCACTTAGCCTGCATTTTGCCGCTTTCATCCTGCCTGTGCTGACAATTCCTGCTTACGGGCAGGCCGCTGACCCTCCCAAAAGCTACAACTGCTACCAGACTTCCAAAAAAATTATCATCGACGGAAAGCTCTCTGAAAGTGACTGGAAAAAGGTGGAGTGGACTCCCCGGTTTGTAGATATCGAAGGTGACAAAAAGCCACTTCCCTTGCAGAATACCCAGGTAAAGATGCTTTGGGATAACGATTACCTGTATATAGCCGCCGTCATGGAAGAGGAACATATATGGGCTTACCAGGACAAAAAGGATCAGGTTGTTTTCCTGGAAAATGACTTTGAAGTTTTTATAGATCCCGACGGGGATACCGACAATTATTATGAGCTGGAAATCAATGCAATCAACAACTCATTTGACCTTTTTCTGCCAAAGCCTTACCGCAAAGGCGGCAAGCCTGATATTAAATGGAACATTGAAGGGCTGAAATCTGCAGTGTCCATTGAAGGGACGCTCAACAATGCCGCAGATACCGACAAGCAGTGGACGCTGGAAATTGCAATTCCATTCAAATCACTCAGTACCGGTCAGGTAGCTGCCGTAATGCCGCAGGACGGAACTTCGTGGCGCATCAATTTCTCACGGGTAAACTGGCGGCACGAAACAGACAAGGATGGCAGATACATGCGCAGCCGTAATGCCGAAACCAACAAAGTACTACCGGAGTACAACTGGGTCTGGTCGCCCCAGGGAATTATCAATATGCATTATCCCGAATACTGGGGATACCTGCATTTCAAAGCAGAAAAAGCACGAAGGAAGAAGTTACGCTAGGGGGAGCGCAGCTTTCCGGGGCCTGGCGTCCGGGAAAGCTGCTTTTGCTTTATGCCAGCACTTCACGAAGGACGGTGCGGCTCTCCTTTTTTACAAATGTGATCGGGACAAACTCATCATTGGGCGCACCAATGTAGTAGACTGTCCAATCAGGATCATGGTGGGCGAGCATTTCGCTGATACAATCGGCCCGGTGGGCAACCGGATTGGAACAATCTTCCCAATAAAACAGCTCGACCCTGTAAAACAGGTTTTGCTTGATACCATTGATCGTCACTTCTACCTTAATCTCCTGCTTGCCATGCAGGGGCGGGATGGGGATAGCTATATGGCTCATAGGCTTGCTGGGGTTTGGTTATGCATGCAAAAAAGGTTTATCAATCATTTATTCTGCGCGCAGTGATTTGACAGGGTTCGTCAGTGCTGCCCGGATGCTTTGAAAGCTGATCGTGAGAAAAGCCACCAGCACCGCTGCAATCCCTGCCAATGCAAAAATCCACCATCCTATGGAAATGCGGTACGCAAAGTCGCGCAACCAGGTACTGACCGCCCACCAGGCTACGGGCGAAGCAATAAGAATAGAGGCAACAACCAGCTTCATGAAATCTGCGGAAAGCAATGCAACGATCCCGCCGACCGAGGCACCCAGCACTTTTCGCACACCGATCTCCTTAATCCGTCTTTCGGCAGAGTAGGATGCCAGTCCGAATAACCCCAGACAGGATACAAAAATGGCGAGTCCTGCCAGTACGCCTACAATCTCTCCTACCTGGCTGTCGGCCCGGTAAAGCTGGCCAAAGTGCTCGTCAAGAAACGAATACGTAAAATCCTGTCCCGGGGCCATTTCCTGCCACACCGACCTGATGCCCGCGATAGCTTCGGTAGTTTTGCTGCCCCTGATCCGGATCGACAGCTCTCCGTAACCCCAGTCTTTCTGATTGATCAGGCAGAGCGTTTCTATTTTATGATGTAAAGAATTGAAGTTAAAATCCTTGGCTACGCCCAGAATATACCCGGTCGAATCCATGCCTCTGAACCCGAAGTGCCGGCCAATAAGCGACTGATAGGTTTTGACAGGCTGCTCCCGGAGCAACTCCCGGGCCAGCGATTCATTGACGATATAAGCTTTTGCATTTTCAGAAGGATCATGGCTGAAATTACGTCCGGAAACGATTTTGATCTTGTACAAATTCAGGTAATCGGGATCCACAACCACCTGGGACGAAGCAATGCTTTTGACCGGCCCGTCGCCGTGAAATGATACGCCTGTCTGATGAAAGTTGTTGCCCAGCCGCTGCTGTGAACCCGATACCGCCTCGATCAATGGATTGTTCAGCAGTTCGGATTTAATGGCATCATACTTTTTGCCCGACTGGCTGTCCAGCGGTACGAGTACCACCTGGTCGCGCACGAAGCCGGGATCTTTCTGCTGCATATACCGGAGCTGCTTTACTGCAAACCCGGTAGCGATCATCAGAAACACCGCACTGGAAAACTGAACAATCACCAATGCACTCCTGAAATTGCTTTTCTGACTCCGCAGGGTACCTTTCAGCACCTTCACAGGCTGAAAAGCCGACAGGAACAAAGCCGGGTAAATACCCGATAAAAGTCCGATCAGCAGGGTGCCTGCGATCACGGCCAGCAAGGTCAGCGGATTGGTAAATACGCTGAATTCCAGCTCCCGCTGACTGAAATCATTGACCACGGGCAAAAGGATTTTGACAATACCTACTGCCAGTACCAGCGACAGCAAAGCCAGCAACACCGACTCTCCCATAAACTGGCCTGCCAGCTGAAACCTTTGTGCTCCAATGGATTTACGGACACCCACTTCGCGGGCCCGCCCGCCTGACCGGGCTGTGGACAGATTCATGAAGTTCACGCAGGCGATGACCAGCACGATGACGGCGATAACCGAAAAAATGTAAGTGTGATTCCGATCGAACTTACGGAAATTGAGGTAATCGTGCGTGATATCGGCGGAGCGGGCATGCACGTCGGCCAGGGGCTGCAGGAACAGTTCATAAGACTTCCAGTTGTCATTGCTCATGTGGCGTTTCAGGTATGCCGGAAACTTCCGCTCCAAGACAGCTACATCAGTTTCCCGACGCAGTTCGAGGTAAGTAATCAGCCAGTTGCCTCCCCAGTTATTCATTGCGTCTTCCCCGATAACACCTTTTGCGGAGAACAGCACGTCAAACTGCAGATGCGAGTTGGCAGGAATGTCGTTCATGACACCCGTCACTTTAAAAGTCACGGTATCATTGCTGTACCGGGTCACTGGCTTACCCACCGGATCCTCATTCCCAAACAAACTTTTAGCAGCATGCTCGCTCAAAATCACTGCATTGGGTATGGAAAACGCCGACGCCCGGTCGCCTTTGATCAGCGGGTAGTCGAAAATGGAAAAGAAATGCTCGTCGGCCATCAATGCATCCGGCAGCACGACCTTTCGCCCATTGGTCCTGAGGTCAGCCTTGCCGGAGCCGATCACGCGGGTAAAGTTGGTAATTTCGGGAAACTCGTCCGTGAGGGTCGGGCCCATGGGATACATGGACAAGGCAACTTTCTGCGGGGCGACCATGCCTTCAAACTTCTGCACCTCGTCCAGCCGGTAGATATTCCGAGTATGCATGCCGTCGAAGCTTTTTTCGTAAAAAACGAAAAGCATGATGAGAATGCACGAGGCCATCCCGATGGCCAGCCCTACGATGTTAATAGCCGAAAAAATCTTGTTTTTACGAATATTACGAAGTGCAATTTTGAAGTAGTTTTTCAGCATGGAAACCTGTGATTGAGAAGCCCGGAAAAAACGATTGCCAGAAAGTCTTTTCACTTCTGACAATGCACTACAAAGCTGCCCAACAAATTTATGCCAACTACATAAATCACTAATAATCAAATATTTGTATCAACTATAACCTGTTTTTTCGTTCGTAAATGAACAGATTTGTCCGGCTTCGGACGGGCCTGCTACCAGCTCTTCCGGATGCCCAGATATCCCCCTGAACTTTTCAGGAAAAGAGTACCCTGATCGGTCGAGAACCGGGCGATGATGGCTGTCTGCCGGGGAAGGCTATACTGGCCGGCTAGCATGCCCGAAAACTGGTTGCGGACGGGATTAAGCTGCCCGCCCGGCACGCCGAAATTACGACTGTACGAAGTGCGTAATGTTAATAGAAGCCTGCCTGACTGGCCCTGAGCGCCCAGGTACCACATGTTGACCCTGTTGCTCGGGAAAAACCGGCCGGGAACCCGGTCCATATCCTTGCCCGGTGCAATAAAGGGGGTGCCCACGGTATTGCCCCGGTACGACCAGCCCTCATAGTATTGTGAATGGTTGAAATAATTGTCAGCTCCCTGAAACTTGCTGCCCGGAATGTAGAAAGTGGATCCCGACTGATCCTTGGTCGTCAGGAACTCGGCAGTAATGTGGGTGATTGCAAAGCCGCGGCCTGATGTAGAACTCTGTAATTTCAGATTGGCTCCATAAAGTCCATCAGGAAGGTTTTTGAAAACCATACTGGACACGTCCTCGAAAGGGTGCTGATGATAAACCCATAATTTGCGGCCCGCGATTCTTGTATCAAAACCAATATCGTAGCTGCCGAGGTGGTTGCCCAGCCGGTAGCTGTCAAATGCGCCATAGCCGTTTTTGGTAAACCAGTTTTTCGATGTAAAGGCAAGTACCACATTGGGATAAAACTTCCAGGACGACGGCAGGACACCGTTCAAAGCCAGCTCGGGATGCTGTTTGAGATACTCGGCATGGCCTCCCCACATGACATTGTGATTCAGGCCAAAGTAGAATTTACTGGCAGCTGCGGGCTTGCCAAGCCGCACATACAGGTACTTCTGATGCAGGCGAATATCCTGGATATAGTCTGTCCAGAACCAGCCGTGCGCAAAGCCTGCATTAACCGCCACAAAGTCCCGGGTGAAATGCAAAGGTGCAAAGCCTACAGTCCCGATTTGTATTTTGGGGATCGGCAGTGCATTGCCGGAGCCTGCGTAAAAGCCGGAAGACAAGGTAGTATCTCCCAGCCCCATTACTTCCTTGCGCCTCCCGATATACAGCTCCACATGTCTGAAACGCACTTTGACATGTGCTTCCGCCAATATGGCTTTGAGTTTACTCTGATCATCGTAGGTAACTACCGGATTTAGGGCAACACCCCAGTCAAGCCTGCGCACTTTATTTTTCAGGGTATCAAAAAACACATAGTCCTTGCGCAGGTTGCCCTGAATGATCCCTGCCGGAAAACGTTCGGGTACTATGCCAAACTGGTTGGTGCGGAGCCAGAAAGGCACCGACCGGCTGTCGGAAGCATACGCCCCGGCTTCGAGGTTACCCTTGAACTGCGACGAAAACGAACTTTGTTGGGCTGCAACCCGGCTGAAAATCAGCAGAAAAAAGAGCAGGAGAGCGTGCGTAGTAAATCGGGAAAGGAACATCAGCAGGTTGAGCAGGATTTATCCGCAAGATAAATACGCGTGCGGATAAATCACCCGGCAGGCTCATTTTTAGTGCCGGTGCTCCTTTCTTTCATTCTGACTACTCGGTTTTCAGACTCTTGGTAGGGTTGGTCAATGCAGCTTTAATCGCTTGGGTGCTCACAGTGACGATCGCGATGATGATGGCCAGCAAACCTGCCAGTACAAACATCCACCATGCCATGTGAATGCGGTAGGCAAAGTCCTGCAGCCACAGGTCCATGATGTACCAGGTAAGGGGCGTAGCAATCACAATAGATACGATAATTAGTTTAATGAAATCACCCGAAAGCAAGCCCACAATGCTCGGTACGGACGCCCCCAGTACCTTGCGGACACCTATTTCCTTAATGCGCTGCTGCGCTGCAAAAGCCGCCAGGCCAAACAACCCGAGACAGGATATCAGAATGGAAATAATTGTAAATGCATTCACAATCCGCGACGTGCGGGCATCCGATGCATAGTTTTTCTGAAAATCCTCATTCAGAAAACTGTAAGAAAATGGCTCACCGGGCACCATTGCTTTCCATTTTTCCTCCAAAAACGGCAGTACCTTCCCGACATCAGCCGTGTTGACATGCACGATCATATAATTAAAATCCTCCTTACTGTTGTTGAGGAACAATGCATATGGCTCTATCACATTGTGAAGATCCGAGAAGTGAAAATCCCTGACCACACCCACAATTTCCAGACTGGTTACCTCCTCGTTACCCTCCTTGAAATTAAGCCGGCTGCCCACCGCTTTTTCCAGCGGTACACCAAACTTGCGCAGCGTAGCCTCGTTAACGACCATTCTGTTGTTGGTATCACCGGGAAACTCCGCAGAAAGCATCCGTCCGGCTACCATCCGGAATCCCATGGTTTGCATAAAATCAGGCGCAACCCAGTTGGTCTTCACCAACTTCGAATCGTTGATGCTGAGATCGGGCCGGTATACCGACATATCACTGGGGTTCAGGATGCCGGGGTAGTACGATGTACCCGAGGCAGCATCAATCTGGCTGTTCTGTAAAACATTGGCCCGCAATGCAGGATAGGCTTTCCGTGCCTCCTCGCTGCGCAGGGAAATCACAATCTGCTGGTCTTTGGTGAAGCCCAGCGGCTGATCCCTCATGTACTTCATCTGCGTCTGTATCACCGTAGCGGCCACGATCAGGCCGATGGAAATCACAAATTGCACCACAACCAGCCCGCGCCTCAGGCTGGTTGCTGACACGGAATTTACAAACCGCCCCTTAATCACGTCCAGCGGATTGAAGACGGACAGGTAGAATGCGGGATAGCTGCCAGCAAGAAGTCCGGTAAGCAAAGCCAGCAGGAAAAATGCGCCCAGAATGTGCGGTTGAAGAAGCTCTTCCATGGCCAGGCTTTTACTGGCAAGCTGGTTGAAAAACGGCAGGCTCAGCGCCACCAGCACGAATGCCAGCGTAAGTGCAATGAACGTGAGCACAAGCGACTCGCCGAGAAACTGCCCGATCAGCCCGCTTTTGCCAGCACCCATTACCTTGCGCATTCCTACTTCTGCCGCGCGCCTGGCTGAGCGGGCGGTGGCAAGATTCATGAAATTAATGCACGCGATGAGCAGGGTAAACAGCGCAATAGATGCCAGCACGTACAGGTAAGTACTGCTGGTTGTGGGCGTGATAATGGTTTCAATCTTATCAAAAAGATGGATATCCGGTACCGGCAGCAGGGAGAGCTCACGGTTAACACCCGCTGCTTTCAGATCTTTACGGGCGTACTTCTCTATAAATGCGGGCAGTTTGCTTTCAAACCGTGCCTGGCTCGTACCGGGTCTCAGGCGCACATAGGTGGCAAACATATTATTGTTTGAAAAGTCAGCCTGCTGTTTGAGAAATCCGCCTACCCAGCCAGCCTGCATGGGCAGAAAAAAGCGGGCGTCGATATGTGAGCGGTGGCTCTCGTCCTTGAAAACGCCTGTCACGCGGTAATTTTCTCCATTTCCTGCTGTCCCTCCAATGCGCACAATCTTGTTGATGGGCGAACCAATGCCGAACAAGTTCCTGGCAACCTCCTCCGACAAGATTACCGAATGAGGATCCCGGAGCGCAGTATGCTGGCTACCTTCGACGAACTGATAGGTAAAAACCTGGAAAAAGGTAGAGTCGACGTGGTACCCTCTGGTTTCGTAAACAGCCCGCTGCTGGCCGGCAGGGTCTGTTACCGTAAGCAATGTTTTGTTCTGGAGAAAATTCTGCCATACCCTGGTCGTGGCAACCACCTCCGGGAACTCCGCTTTGACCGCATCCGCATACGGCGCCGGACTGCGCGGATTGTCGGTACGGTCGCCACCCGAGCGGACCT harbors:
- a CDS encoding carbohydrate-binding family 9-like protein, translated to MKNLNLLSEKTCFCSIAALSLHFAAFILPVLTIPAYGQAADPPKSYNCYQTSKKIIIDGKLSESDWKKVEWTPRFVDIEGDKKPLPLQNTQVKMLWDNDYLYIAAVMEEEHIWAYQDKKDQVVFLENDFEVFIDPDGDTDNYYELEINAINNSFDLFLPKPYRKGGKPDIKWNIEGLKSAVSIEGTLNNAADTDKQWTLEIAIPFKSLSTGQVAAVMPQDGTSWRINFSRVNWRHETDKDGRYMRSRNAETNKVLPEYNWVWSPQGIINMHYPEYWGYLHFKAEKARRKKLR
- a CDS encoding RNA polymerase sigma factor, which translates into the protein MTRKPVYTEYQLVMLLQSNDRYAFEYLYDHYSPALYGIILRIVKDEEKAADVLQDSFLKIWKNISRFESQKGTLFTWLLNVARNAAIDKLRADVKSEKVIKLESATEHELSSAAYFPIPATLDIRSIVATLIPERKEMIELVYFQGYTHEEVSERLSMPLGTVKSRIRKGLQELRYIFEIKNPELSVA
- a CDS encoding ABC transporter permease produces the protein MLKNYFKIALRNIRKNKIFSAINIVGLAIGMASCILIMLFVFYEKSFDGMHTRNIYRLDEVQKFEGMVAPQKVALSMYPMGPTLTDEFPEITNFTRVIGSGKADLRTNGRKVVLPDALMADEHFFSIFDYPLIKGDRASAFSIPNAVILSEHAAKSLFGNEDPVGKPVTRYSNDTVTFKVTGVMNDIPANSHLQFDVLFSAKGVIGEDAMNNWGGNWLITYLELRRETDVAVLERKFPAYLKRHMSNDNWKSYELFLQPLADVHARSADITHDYLNFRKFDRNHTYIFSVIAVIVLVIACVNFMNLSTARSGGRAREVGVRKSIGAQRFQLAGQFMGESVLLALLSLVLAVGIVKILLPVVNDFSQRELEFSVFTNPLTLLAVIAGTLLIGLLSGIYPALFLSAFQPVKVLKGTLRSQKSNFRSALVIVQFSSAVFLMIATGFAVKQLRYMQQKDPGFVRDQVVLVPLDSQSGKKYDAIKSELLNNPLIEAVSGSQQRLGNNFHQTGVSFHGDGPVKSIASSQVVVDPDYLNLYKIKIVSGRNFSHDPSENAKAYIVNESLARELLREQPVKTYQSLIGRHFGFRGMDSTGYILGVAKDFNFNSLHHKIETLCLINQKDWGYGELSIRIRGSKTTEAIAGIRSVWQEMAPGQDFTYSFLDEHFGQLYRADSQVGEIVGVLAGLAIFVSCLGLFGLASYSAERRIKEIGVRKVLGASVGGIVALLSADFMKLVVASILIASPVAWWAVSTWLRDFAYRISIGWWIFALAGIAAVLVAFLTISFQSIRAALTNPVKSLRAE
- a CDS encoding GH1 family beta-glucosidase is translated as MKTITREDFGENFLWGVATAAFQIEGAVDKDGRGASIWDHFTAQKGKIKNGDHARVACDFYHLYEQDIALAASLGFRQFRFSISWPRILPEGRGAINAAGVSFYNKVIDQCLAAGLEPWITLYHWDLPQALEMLGGWKNCEIISWFSEYVKVCANAFGDRVKHWIVLNEPMAVAGLGYTTGLHAPGRKSIRNFLPVVHHLAMCQAEGGRILRQHVPDARIGTALSCSYVYPHTASPRDVRAARRANALMNRLFIEPALGLGYPIDGFSFLANIKRYMQPGDTEKLRFDFDFIGLQNYFSVEIRHSYLAPVTWLKEVPARLRNVPVTAMGWEISPEGMYRIINQFSQYKAIPELIISESGAAFHDIPENGRIPDTERKEYFVQYLNAVLRAKNEGARVGGYFAWTLLDNFEWAEGYSARFGLVYVDFDTQQRTVKDSGKWFRSFLTR
- a CDS encoding capsule assembly Wzi family protein; protein product: MFLSRFTTHALLLFFLLIFSRVAAQQSSFSSQFKGNLEAGAYASDSRSVPFWLRTNQFGIVPERFPAGIIQGNLRKDYVFFDTLKNKVRRLDWGVALNPVVTYDDQSKLKAILAEAHVKVRFRHVELYIGRRKEVMGLGDTTLSSGFYAGSGNALPIPKIQIGTVGFAPLHFTRDFVAVNAGFAHGWFWTDYIQDIRLHQKYLYVRLGKPAAASKFYFGLNHNVMWGGHAEYLKQHPELALNGVLPSSWKFYPNVVLAFTSKNWFTKNGYGAFDSYRLGNHLGSYDIGFDTRIAGRKLWVYHQHPFEDVSSMVFKNLPDGLYGANLKLQSSTSGRGFAITHITAEFLTTKDQSGSTFYIPGSKFQGADNYFNHSQYYEGWSYRGNTVGTPFIAPGKDMDRVPGRFFPSNRVNMWYLGAQGQSGRLLLTLRTSYSRNFGVPGGQLNPVRNQFSGMLAGQYSLPRQTAIIARFSTDQGTLFLKSSGGYLGIRKSW
- a CDS encoding ABC transporter permease; the encoded protein is MIKNYLKIALRNVAKSKLFSAINVFGLSVGMTCCMLLLLYILSEISFDRHHAFADDIYLLRSVQVRSGGDRTDNPRSPAPYADAVKAEFPEVVATTRVWQNFLQNKTLLTVTDPAGQQRAVYETRGYHVDSTFFQVFTYQFVEGSQHTALRDPHSVILSEEVARNLFGIGSPINKIVRIGGTAGNGENYRVTGVFKDESHRSHIDARFFLPMQAGWVGGFLKQQADFSNNNMFATYVRLRPGTSQARFESKLPAFIEKYARKDLKAAGVNRELSLLPVPDIHLFDKIETIITPTTSSTYLYVLASIALFTLLIACINFMNLATARSARRAAEVGMRKVMGAGKSGLIGQFLGESLVLTFIALTLAFVLVALSLPFFNQLASKSLAMEELLQPHILGAFFLLALLTGLLAGSYPAFYLSVFNPLDVIKGRFVNSVSATSLRRGLVVVQFVISIGLIVAATVIQTQMKYMRDQPLGFTKDQQIVISLRSEEARKAYPALRANVLQNSQIDAASGTSYYPGILNPSDMSVYRPDLSINDSKLVKTNWVAPDFMQTMGFRMVAGRMLSAEFPGDTNNRMVVNEATLRKFGVPLEKAVGSRLNFKEGNEEVTSLEIVGVVRDFHFSDLHNVIEPYALFLNNSKEDFNYMIVHVNTADVGKVLPFLEEKWKAMVPGEPFSYSFLNEDFQKNYASDARTSRIVNAFTIISILISCLGLFGLAAFAAQQRIKEIGVRKVLGASVPSIVGLLSGDFIKLIIVSIVIATPLTWYIMDLWLQDFAYRIHMAWWMFVLAGLLAIIIAIVTVSTQAIKAALTNPTKSLKTE